Proteins from a single region of Nomia melanderi isolate GNS246 chromosome 9, iyNomMela1, whole genome shotgun sequence:
- the LOC116432831 gene encoding zinc finger protein 711-like, with protein sequence MQQPPPLTKTSKKSLNEEEESRTMKNEESRLSCDVCDKRFKKEHLLSRHKLIHNGQKEQASSRDSFLELVYQKQEALSCQSCDFRCNKRSTMIAHLAQNHDGSGKSKFTSKGKFACIICGLTSPRKETLKSHFVRKHTQQYEFPCEQCGKKFKIKGDLTTHTRLIHEEPPVICDVCGKTCRNSHSLYAHQKHAHYKAKFECPVCHRRLVSKENLDRHVLMQHEKKEKYVCEECGKTFFENYDFRKHMRIHTGDKPYRCTVCARAFTTHSSLSQHMLLHTGERVYVCNVCGKSFAQKAGLICHRKIHSGTLPPLPVKRIDHILKELKSK encoded by the exons AT GCAACAGCCACCGCCACTTACAAAAACATCCAAGAAATCTCTTAACGAAGAAGAAGAGTCCAGAACCATGAAAAACGAAGAATCACGGCTCAGCTGCGACGTCTGCGACAAACGTTTCAAAAAGGAGCATCTCTTAAGTCGTCATAAACTGATACACAACGGTCAGAAGGAGCAGGCGTCTTCCAGAGACTCGTTTCTGGAGCTAGTCTACCAGAAGCAAGAAGCACTGTCTTGCCAGAGCTGCGACTTCCGGTGCAACAAGAGGTCGACCATGATCGCCCACCTGGCCCAAAACCACGACGGTTCGGGTAAGAGCAAGTTCACCAGCAAAGGGAAGTTCGCGTGCATAATCTGCGGCTTGACCTCGCCGCGCAAGGAAACCTTGAAGTCCCACTTCGTGCGCAAGCACACGCAGCAGTACGAGTTCCCCTGCGAGCAGTGCGGCAAGAAGTTCAAGATCAAAGGTGACCTGACTACGCACACGAGACTGATCCACGAGGAACCGCCTGTGATCTGCGACGTGTGCGGGAAGACCTGTCGAAACAGCCACAGCCTGTACGCTCATCAGAAACACGCGCACTACAAAGCGAAGTTCGAGTGTCCCGTCTGTCACAGGCGACTGGTCAGCAAAGAGAACCTCGACCGACACGTCCTGATGCAGCACGAGAAGAAGGAGAAATACGTCTGCGAGGAATGCGGCAAGACGTTCTTCGAGAACTACGATTTTCGGAAGCACATGAGGATACACACCGGTGACAAGCCGTACAGGTGTACggtctgcgccagggccttcacaACGCACAGCAGCCTGAGTCAGCACATGCTGCTGCACACCGGCGAGAGGGTTTACGTCTGCAACGTTTGCGGCAAGTCCTTCGCGCAGAAGGCCGGCCTCATTTGCCATAGGAAGATCCATTCGGGGACTCTGCCGCCGCTGCCCGTGAAACGCATCGATCACATCTTGAAGGAGCTCAAGAGCAAATAG
- the LOC116432829 gene encoding uncharacterized protein LOC116432829: MYQTTKKRKMRRRVLVKTSATLPGSLSRKSKNNTIKRSREKLEQKENKNYEETVKLEKVYCDLCKTTVFERNYKKHLLRHSFKDHQCDVCSKKYKHKRALTKHKLTIHGNAPVHNCQYCDFTTVHFSYLQVHVMRKHNNTFPFSCDKCDRKFRIRADYMKHIVTHDGEPCICDVCGAKVPNKISLYFHKNYNHTVKDAKFPCPMCKKKLQSQKNLDSHIQQHGRKFICEECGLGLTRKSGLRKHIRTHSGEKSFSCNICQKSFASATSRKVHLLTHSGVRPYVCTICGQSFTQRPALCVHWKKKHPDATESLPSVSITNIIHSVTKNFKLDDA, translated from the exons ATGTAC CAGAcaacgaagaagaggaagatgaGACGAAGAGTTCTAGTCAAAACATCGGCGACCCTGCCGGGTTCATTgtcaagaaaatcgaaaaataacactATAAAGAGATCGAGAGAGAAATTGGAGCAAAAAGAGAACAAGAACTACGAAGAGACGGTGAAGCTCGAGAAAGTCTATTGCGATCTCTGTAAAACTACAGTCTTCGAGCGAAAttacaagaaacatttgttacgaCATAGTTTCAAGGATCACCAGTGCGATGTATGCTCCAAGAAGTATAAGCACAAAAGAGCATTAACAAAACATAAGCTGACTATACATGGAAACGCGCCTGTACACAATTGTCAATATTGTGACTTCACGACGGTGCACTTTTCCTACCTACAG GTGCACGTGATGCGCAAGCACAACAACACGTTTCCCTTCTCCTGCGACAAGTGCGACCGGAAATTTCGCATCAGAGCTGACTACATGAAGCACATAGTGACCCACGACGGTGAGCCATGCATCTGCGACGTGTGTGGCGCGAAGGTGCCGAACAAGATATCCCTCTATTTCCACAAGAACTACAACCACACGGTGAAAGACGCGAAGTTCCCTTGTCCGATGTGCAAGAAGAAGCTGCAGAGCCAGAAGAACCTGGACAGCCACATACAGCAGCACGGACGGAAGTTCATCTGCGAGGAGTGTGGGCTAGGCCTGACCCGGAAATCCGGCCTAAGGAAACACATCAGGACGCATTCGGGCGAGAAATCGTTCTCCTGCAACATCTGCCAGAAATCGTTCGCCAGCGCAACCAGCAGGAAAGTGCATCTTCTGACGCATTCGGGCGTCAGGCCGTACGTCTGTACCATTTGCGGGCAGAGTTTCACTCAGCGACCAGCTCTTTGTGTCCACTGGAAGAAGAAACACCCTGACGCCACTGAGTCGCTGCCGTCTGTGTCTATAACGAACATTATTCATAGTGTAACGAAAAATTTCAAGTTGGACGATGCGTGA